The following proteins are co-located in the Ruminococcaceae bacterium KH2T8 genome:
- a CDS encoding prolyl-tRNA synthetase, with the protein MRVSKLFMATQREIPADAEIPSHQLMLRSGMIRKCASGIYSFMPIGLRSYKKVENIIREEMDKAGAQELIMPALLTAETYQASGRWEKFGPEMFRLEDRGGRPFCLGPTHEEPFTEAVRDTIKSYKQLPVTLYQIQHKYRDEKRPRFGVIRAREFVMKDAYSFDTDEEGLDKSYQAMYKAYRRIFDRLGLDYTVVDADSGAMGGSGSQEFMVKSPIGEDAICYCDACGYAANEEKAACNVPAKDESEALPIEKIHTPDVKTIEELMAFMNAEPSEFVKTILYNIDGKIVAVMVRGDREINETKLTNLYDATELTLAAFDDVERVTGAKVGFAGPVGLKEKIEVVMDNEVSAMANFIVGACETDYHLKNVNIGRDFTPDKIADVRNAVEGDACPKCGQPLKMARGTEVGHIFKLGTKYSDALGCVYLDKDGRENTMIMGCYGIGVSRTLAAIIEQNHDDDGIKWPVVAAPYKVIVVPTKVNDEENMGLAEKIYEQLLNEGVEVLIDDRNERPGVKFKDADLIGIPLRITVGRRAGEGIVEIKYRATGEASEVSVEEALNAVRGLE; encoded by the coding sequence ATGAGAGTATCCAAGTTATTTATGGCAACACAGCGTGAGATCCCTGCGGATGCGGAGATCCCTTCCCACCAGCTCATGCTCAGGTCGGGAATGATCAGAAAGTGTGCTTCGGGCATATATTCATTCATGCCCATAGGACTTCGTTCATATAAGAAGGTCGAGAATATCATCCGTGAGGAGATGGATAAGGCGGGAGCTCAGGAACTCATAATGCCTGCGCTTCTTACGGCCGAGACATATCAGGCATCAGGAAGATGGGAGAAGTTCGGTCCCGAGATGTTCAGGCTCGAGGATCGTGGCGGCAGGCCTTTCTGCCTTGGCCCCACGCACGAGGAGCCTTTTACGGAAGCGGTAAGAGACACCATCAAGTCTTATAAGCAGCTTCCCGTTACTCTCTATCAGATCCAGCATAAGTACAGAGATGAGAAGAGACCCAGGTTCGGTGTCATCCGTGCCAGAGAGTTCGTCATGAAGGATGCATATTCTTTCGATACTGACGAGGAAGGTCTCGATAAGTCATATCAGGCCATGTACAAGGCCTATAGAAGGATCTTTGACAGACTCGGACTCGACTATACGGTAGTTGACGCAGATTCAGGTGCCATGGGCGGTTCCGGTTCTCAGGAGTTCATGGTAAAGAGCCCCATCGGTGAGGATGCAATCTGCTACTGCGATGCTTGCGGCTATGCAGCAAATGAGGAGAAGGCCGCATGTAATGTTCCCGCAAAGGATGAGTCAGAGGCGCTTCCCATTGAGAAGATCCATACACCCGATGTAAAGACGATCGAAGAGCTCATGGCTTTCATGAATGCCGAGCCTTCCGAGTTCGTAAAGACTATCCTCTACAACATCGACGGTAAGATCGTTGCTGTCATGGTAAGAGGTGACAGGGAGATAAATGAGACAAAACTCACTAACCTCTACGATGCTACCGAGCTCACACTCGCCGCTTTCGATGATGTCGAGCGTGTTACGGGCGCTAAGGTAGGTTTTGCAGGTCCCGTAGGTCTCAAGGAAAAGATCGAGGTCGTAATGGATAATGAAGTAAGCGCTATGGCTAACTTCATCGTAGGTGCATGTGAGACTGATTATCACCTCAAGAACGTAAATATCGGTCGTGATTTCACGCCCGATAAGATCGCCGACGTAAGAAATGCCGTTGAGGGCGATGCCTGCCCCAAGTGCGGACAGCCCCTGAAGATGGCAAGAGGTACTGAGGTAGGTCACATTTTCAAGCTCGGAACAAAGTACTCCGACGCTCTTGGATGTGTATATCTTGATAAGGACGGCAGGGAGAACACCATGATCATGGGATGCTATGGTATCGGTGTCAGCAGAACACTTGCAGCTATCATCGAGCAGAATCATGACGATGACGGTATCAAGTGGCCCGTAGTAGCTGCTCCTTATAAGGTCATCGTTGTTCCCACGAAGGTAAATGACGAAGAGAATATGGGCCTTGCAGAGAAGATCTACGAGCAGCTCCTTAATGAGGGTGTTGAAGTCCTTATTGATGACAGAAACGAAAGACCCGGCGTTAAGTTCAAGGATGCTGACCTTATCGGTATCCCCCTTCGTATCACTGTAGGAAGAAGAGCAGGCGAAGGTATCGTCGAGATCAAGTATCGTGCAACAGGTGAGGCCTCCGAGGTATCTGTTGAGGAAGCTCTCAATGCAGTAAGAGGATTGGAATAA
- a CDS encoding 3D (Asp-Asp-Asp) domain-containing protein produces MRFIDLTTRYNITREKIRMGISVGCIMLVSLIAALGTKTILDAQAEADKQRRTEEALRLAAYATAVDETEETTPETETSATATKPTETLPADATDPTDETTETEETSETSESETTTTTEATTESIGESELYMTVYAAEDMNLRTGPGTEYDCIRTLNAGDAIDVVAITDNGWYRTYNGNYVASGLTTTTPPVAPSTVPQTEATTAATTAQQTEAPAPPPETQSSGGTCTITFYGPQPLGDGSYSNTTATGTTCSQGRTCAADWSIYPPGTTIYIENDPLGGDGYYTVEDCGPGVVGNHIDIYVDDVSAYSTTSRTVSAA; encoded by the coding sequence TTGAGATTTATCGATCTTACGACAAGATATAACATAACCAGAGAAAAGATAAGGATGGGCATAAGCGTCGGTTGCATTATGCTCGTGAGCCTTATTGCCGCTCTGGGCACAAAGACCATCCTTGACGCTCAGGCTGAGGCCGACAAGCAAAGGCGTACCGAAGAGGCGCTGAGACTTGCAGCTTATGCTACCGCCGTCGATGAAACGGAAGAGACCACTCCCGAGACGGAGACCTCCGCCACGGCAACCAAGCCCACGGAGACACTCCCTGCCGACGCAACGGATCCGACCGACGAGACTACGGAGACCGAAGAGACTTCCGAGACGTCCGAGTCTGAAACGACGACTACGACCGAAGCAACTACAGAGTCTATCGGAGAGTCCGAACTCTATATGACCGTGTATGCGGCCGAAGATATGAACCTGAGGACCGGTCCGGGCACGGAATACGACTGTATCAGGACCCTCAACGCCGGTGATGCGATCGATGTAGTAGCGATCACCGACAACGGATGGTACAGGACCTATAACGGAAATTACGTGGCGAGCGGTCTTACTACAACCACACCGCCCGTGGCGCCTTCTACGGTTCCGCAGACCGAGGCGACTACTGCTGCGACGACTGCTCAGCAGACCGAGGCGCCCGCACCTCCGCCCGAGACACAGTCGAGCGGCGGCACCTGCACGATCACTTTCTACGGACCTCAGCCGCTCGGTGACGGATCCTACAGTAATACCACAGCTACCGGAACGACCTGTTCGCAGGGAAGGACTTGCGCGGCAGACTGGAGCATCTATCCTCCGGGAACGACGATCTATATCGAGAACGATCCCCTGGGCGGTGACGGATATTATACGGTCGAAGACTGCGGCCCCGGTGTTGTAGGCAACCATATCGATATCTACGTTGACGACGTCAGTGCCTACTCGACTACCTCAAGGACTGTATCTGCAGCCTGA
- a CDS encoding ribonuclease J, producing MKRQKSELKVIPLGGMCEIGKNMTAFEYGGDLIVVDVGMAFAEENMPGVDCVIQDYTYIRENIDKLRGVLLTHGHEDHIGSLPYFLREFKCPVYGGKLTVELVRHKLQDKGVSLQGIDLQAFKNGDTVKLGKNFEVEFIRVNHSIADSYALAIKTPVGTIIHSGDFKIDYTPINGRTIDLQRFGEYGKEGVLLFLCESTNIEISGSSPSEMQVGESFERIFKNASGRIIVATFSSHVHRMQQIFTAAEKYGRHVCLSGRSMVTVFNVANSLGYIEMAPDTLIDISDIDQYDDDQIVILTTGSQAEPMSALSRMAYASHKAVEIQQGDTVIISAHPIPGNEKPIYRVINELFKRGAQVIYESLADVHVSGHAYINEIKLLHTLVKPKYFVPVHGEYRMLYKHAQLAEGLGIPKENIFILNNGDVLSVGKDHAAITDHVPAQAVLIDGSGASNPDDHVLADRRHLGEDGCISIGITVDDTTGELACVPAVNSIGFVFDDEKDTIHKDIGARAMSLLSAGSRKHEYIDAEVGTRQFRDQLRSMLYEKTKRRPMIITTVCHIDPRG from the coding sequence ATGAAAAGACAGAAAAGTGAATTGAAGGTCATACCTCTCGGCGGAATGTGCGAGATCGGTAAGAACATGACCGCATTTGAATACGGAGGAGACCTGATCGTTGTCGATGTCGGAATGGCTTTCGCCGAAGAGAACATGCCCGGCGTAGACTGCGTTATCCAGGACTATACCTACATAAGAGAGAATATCGATAAGCTCCGCGGCGTACTCTTAACTCACGGACACGAGGATCATATCGGTTCCCTCCCCTATTTCCTTCGCGAGTTCAAGTGTCCCGTGTACGGCGGTAAGCTCACCGTCGAGCTCGTTCGTCATAAGCTCCAGGATAAGGGCGTGAGCCTTCAGGGTATCGACCTGCAGGCATTTAAGAACGGTGATACTGTAAAGCTCGGAAAGAATTTCGAAGTCGAGTTCATAAGGGTAAATCACAGCATCGCCGACAGCTATGCTCTTGCCATCAAGACTCCCGTCGGAACGATCATCCATTCGGGCGACTTTAAGATCGACTATACTCCCATCAACGGCAGGACCATCGACCTTCAAAGATTCGGCGAATATGGTAAGGAAGGCGTTCTGCTCTTCCTCTGCGAGAGTACCAATATCGAGATCAGCGGTTCTTCTCCCTCCGAGATGCAGGTCGGAGAATCCTTCGAGAGGATCTTCAAGAATGCTTCCGGAAGGATCATCGTCGCGACTTTCTCAAGCCACGTTCACAGGATGCAGCAGATCTTTACTGCCGCAGAAAAATACGGCAGGCATGTATGCCTTTCGGGAAGGAGCATGGTTACGGTATTTAATGTTGCCAATTCGCTCGGATATATCGAAATGGCCCCCGATACCCTGATCGACATCTCTGATATCGACCAGTATGACGACGATCAGATCGTTATCCTCACGACGGGATCCCAGGCTGAGCCCATGAGTGCGCTTTCGAGGATGGCATATGCATCGCATAAGGCCGTAGAGATCCAGCAGGGCGATACGGTCATCATCTCCGCTCACCCTATCCCGGGTAACGAAAAGCCCATCTACAGGGTCATAAACGAACTCTTTAAGCGCGGCGCTCAGGTCATCTACGAGTCGCTCGCCGACGTTCATGTATCGGGACACGCTTATATCAATGAGATAAAGCTCCTTCATACGCTCGTAAAGCCGAAGTATTTCGTACCGGTACACGGCGAATACAGGATGCTCTATAAGCACGCTCAGCTCGCCGAAGGACTCGGTATCCCCAAGGAGAACATCTTCATCTTAAATAACGGTGACGTATTATCGGTCGGAAAGGATCATGCGGCGATCACTGATCACGTTCCCGCTCAGGCTGTCCTCATTGACGGTTCGGGAGCAAGTAACCCCGACGACCACGTACTCGCAGACAGAAGGCATCTGGGAGAAGACGGCTGTATCAGCATCGGTATTACAGTCGACGATACTACGGGCGAGCTAGCCTGCGTACCTGCCGTAAATTCCATCGGATTCGTGTTTGACGATGAAAAGGATACTATCCACAAGGATATTGGAGCACGCGCAATGTCCCTTCTTTCCGCAGGCAGCAGAAAGCATGAATATATCGATGCCGAGGTTGGCACCAGACAGTTCAGGGATCAGTTAAGGTCTATGCTCTACGAGAAGACAAAGAGACGCCCGATGATCATCACGACAGTCTGTCATATAGATCCTCGAGGCTGA